A window from Telopea speciosissima isolate NSW1024214 ecotype Mountain lineage chromosome 8, Tspe_v1, whole genome shotgun sequence encodes these proteins:
- the LOC122671210 gene encoding REF/SRPP-like protein At1g67360, protein MATETIESENQQLKHLGFIKIAAINTLICVSNLYEYAKQNSGPLRSGVRTVEGTVTTVVAPVCEKFRDVPYNLLVFLDKKVDEATNKFDKDAPSLAKKVVSQASCLVQKATKVTQTLVSKARTGGLPAAISCGLGIYKEFVLEQSVRIWFMLQQVPHFKRGAEMVVPTAANCSDKYNNLVMDMRQKGYSAFGYLPIVPLEKIAKTFNKKGE, encoded by the exons ATGGCTACGGAAACG ATCGAATCGGAGAATCAACAATTGAAACATTTAGGGTTTATCAAGATTGCTGCTATTAATACCTTGATATGTGTATCAAACCTTTACGAATACGCTAAACAGAATTCAGGGCCTTTGAGATCTGGTGTTCGAACTGTCGAGGGTACTGTTACGACTGTTGTAGCCCCCGTCTGCGAGAAATTCAGAGATGTTCCTTACAATCTTCTCGTCTTTCTTGACAAGAAG GTAGACGAAGCAACAAATAAGTTCGATAAAGATGCACCTTCTTTGGCGAAGAAGGTTGTTAGCCAAGCCTCATGCTTAGTCCAGAAGGCAACAAAGGTCACCCAAACGCTTGTATCTAAGGCTCGAACTGGTGGTTTACCTGCAGCTATAAGCTGTGGTCTGGGAATATACAAGGAGTTTGTATTGGAACAATCGGTAAGGATTTGGTTTATGCTTCAGCAGGTTCCACACTTTAAGAGAGGAGCAGAGATGGTTGTTCCTACAGCTGCTAATTGCTCGGACAAGTACAACAATCTTGTCATGGACATGAGGCAGAAGGGTTACTCTGCATTTGGTTATCTCCCTATTGTACCTCTTGAGAAAATAGCAAAGacattcaacaagaagggtgAATGA